CATCGTCTTCCCCCACCAGCACAAGCTGAACGCCCTGATCGGGGCGGCTATCCTGGCCCTGGTGGTGGCGTTGATCGCAACCCAATCGGACGCCGCCTTCTGGGCCCTGGCGGCGCTCGCCTTCGCCATCGGCTTCCTGATCATCATCCCCATCGGCGGCGCCGACATGCCGGTGGTGGTTTCGATGCTTAACTCCTACTCGGGCTGGGCGGCGGCCGGCATCGGCTTCACCCTGTCCAATCCGGCGCTGATTATCGTCGGCGCCCTGGTGGGTTCGTCGGGCGCCATCCTCAGCTACATCATGTGCGTCGGCATGAACCGGTCGATCTTCAACGTTCTACTGGGCGGCTTCGGCGGCGAGGGCAAGGGCCCGGCGGCGGCCGGCGGCGGCCCGAAGGGCAATGTCAAGTCGGGCAGTGCCGACGACGCGGCCTTCATCATGAAGAACGCCTCCAAGGTCATCGTGGTGCCCGGCTACGGCATGGCGGTGGCCCAGGCCCAGCACGCGCTGCGCGAGATGGGCGACAAGCTGAAGGAAGCGGGCGTCGAGGTGAAATACGCCATCCATCCGGTGGCCGGCCGCATGCCGGGGCACATGAACGTGCTGCTGGCGGAAGCCAACGTGCCCTACGACGAGGTCTTCGAACTGGAGGAGATCAATCACGAATTCACCACCGCCGACGTGGCCTTCGTCATCGGCGCCAACGACGTGACCAACCCGGCGGCCAAGACCGACCCCAAGAGCCCCATCTACGGCATGCCGATCCTGGAGGTGGAAAAGGCGGGAACGGTGCTGTTCGTCAAGCGGTCCATGGCATCCGGCTATGCCGGCGTGGAGAACGAACTGTTCTTCCGCGACAATACCATGATGCTGTTCGGCGATGCCAAGAAGATGACCGAGGAAATCGTCGCCGCCTTGAATTGAAGGCGTGCGATCAAGGCCGGCGGAATACCCTGCCGGCCTCGTCCACCGAGGTGGTATCGAGGGCGACGAAGATGCGATCGGCCGCCTTCACGGCTTGAGGACCGGGGGTGAAGACGGCAGGGCGGCAAGGCGCGCCGCCTCCAGGGTTTCGATATGCTGGCGCAGGTCGGCGTTTTCCCGCCGCACCTTGGCCGCATCCCAGGCCTTTTCGTGAGCCCGGCGCTTGGCCTTGAAGACCGCGGCCAGCGAAGCCAGCAGCCCCCAGACGAACCCCAGGGCCACGCTGGCCAGAACCACCATGTAAAGCGGCGCGTCGACCAGATAGGGCACCGGATCTAGGTTTAGGGTCACCAAGGCACGGTTGCCCGCCGCCATGGCCACCACCACCACCATCATCGCCAGGGAAAACAACCAGAAGATCAGACGGAACATGCGCTGGGCGGATCAGCCGTTGAGCTTGATCCGCAACTCCTTCCCGGTCTTGAAGTAGGGAATGTATTTCGAATCGACGCTGACCGTCTGGCCAGTCCGCGGGTTGCGGCCGGACCGGGCGCCCCTTTCCTTCACGGAGAAGGCTCCGAACC
The Magnetospirillum sp. WYHS-4 genome window above contains:
- a CDS encoding NAD(P)(+) transhydrogenase (Re/Si-specific) subunit beta, yielding MTEQLVGFAYLAASVLFILALKGLSSPTSARQGNLFGIAGMAIAVGTTLLDPNVKSFGAIVIAILIGGSAGTVIARRINMTALPQLVAAFHSLVGLAAVFVAAAAFYNPEAYGIGTPGAIKAGSLIEMALGLAIGAVTFSGSVIAFAKLQGLMSGNPIVFPHQHKLNALIGAAILALVVALIATQSDAAFWALAALAFAIGFLIIIPIGGADMPVVVSMLNSYSGWAAAGIGFTLSNPALIIVGALVGSSGAILSYIMCVGMNRSIFNVLLGGFGGEGKGPAAAGGGPKGNVKSGSADDAAFIMKNASKVIVVPGYGMAVAQAQHALREMGDKLKEAGVEVKYAIHPVAGRMPGHMNVLLAEANVPYDEVFELEEINHEFTTADVAFVIGANDVTNPAAKTDPKSPIYGMPILEVEKAGTVLFVKRSMASGYAGVENELFFRDNTMMLFGDAKKMTEEIVAALN
- a CDS encoding LapA family protein; this encodes MFRLIFWLFSLAMMVVVVAMAAGNRALVTLNLDPVPYLVDAPLYMVVLASVALGFVWGLLASLAAVFKAKRRAHEKAWDAAKVRRENADLRQHIETLEAARLAALPSSPPVLKP
- the ihfB gene encoding integration host factor subunit beta gives rise to the protein MTKSELIQKLAEANPHLYQRDVERIVTTIFDEIADSLSRGDRVELRGFGAFSVKERGARSGRNPRTGQTVSVDSKYIPYFKTGKELRIKLNG